AGCTCCCTTGACCGCTCGCGGGGTTGCTCCAGCTCGGTCGCTGCCACGTGCCGTCGGTCTGCTGGAGGATGGCCTCGACCTGGTCGGATGCCCGTGGTACGACCGTGCGCTCACGGAACGTCCAGTCCGCGTCGCGGTCGTGGGGGATCCAGATCTGACGCGTCCACCGAGAGTCGTAGTCCTCGCCATCGAACGGAACCTCCGACTTCTGCACGAGGGTGATGCGGAGGTACTGCCCCGGCTGCACCACCGGGTCGGCCTCAGCCAGTGTCACCTTCGCCGCACGCTCGAGGACCGCGGCGGCCGCCGGTGAGATGCCGACGCGCTCGCCCCCGACGTCGACCGTCGTCGCTCCGATCGCGACAGTCGCGACGACCGTTGCGGCGACGAGGCCGATCCACCTGCGCCGACGTCGGCGTGCACGGGTGACGTCGGCGCGCAACGTCTCGGTCGTCGCGGCACGCCGTACGGCTGCGCGCGCCGCCGCGAGCACGTCGTCGGTCGCCGGCACGACCTGCCCGGCCTCCTCCAGCGCTCGCCAGGAGTCGGTCCGGTCGGTGGTCGTCATGATGCTGCTCCTCGCTCGTCGGGACGGTCGGAGATCTCTTCCGGAGATGGCGGCACCGTGGCCGGCGTTGGTGTGGACCACGCCGCGCGGATGCGGGTGCGCGCCCGATGCAGTCGTGAGCGCGCCGTCCCGGGGGCGACCCCGAGCGTCTGTGCTGCCTCGGTGGGCGTGAGCTGGTCCCAGACCACGAGCAGCAGCACATCGCGTTCCTCCGCTGGCAACCGCGACAACGCATCGCGCAGGTCGCCCGCCACGCTCATCGCGTCCAGGCGTGCGTCGACGGCATGCCAGTCGTCGTCGACATCGCCCTTGACCAGCCGGTCCGGCAGGTCCCGGTGGCGCTGCTCGCGGCGCCAGTGCACCAGCAGGACGTGTCGGGCGATTCCGAAGAGCCATCCGATGACCCCGCCCAGCGCGGGATCGTAGCGGCGTCGCCCCTCGAAAGCAGCCAGCCACACCTCGCCCAACAGATCGTCGGCGGCGCCGGGCACGCGGCGTGCCAGGTAGGCATGGATCCGTGTGCCGTGCCGTCCGACGAGCTCCTCGAAGCACCGTGGCTCGTCGAGCGATCGAATGACCAGATCCGCGTCAGAGATCTCCACGACTCCACCGATCCGGACCCGCCGTGGGTCCTCAGCCACTCCTTGCGCGTACGGCGTGGAGCGTTCGCACGAGGATGCCACGAGCGCCGGCAGGAGCCGCTCAGTCGGGCAGCTGCTCGTCCACCAGCCGCCGATCCGGCTCCTTGTCGCCGGTGCGATAGACGGCGCGGCCGAGCATGTGAGCCGCGACCGGTGCGGTGAGCAGCTGGAAGGCGGCGACCAGCACGAGCAGGCCCAGGTCGCTCCAGTGCTCCATCCGCAGCGCGATGCCCAGCAGGATGAGAAGCAGGCCGAGCACCTGAGGCTTCGTCGCGGCGTGCATCCGACTGAACAGGTTGTCGAAACGGATGATGCCGATCGCGGCGATGAGCGCGAGGAACGCGCCCACGAGCAAGCAGAACGCCGAGGCGATGTCGCGGATCAAGTCGAGGTTCACCGGGGCTGCTCCGCTCCGCCGGCGAACCCGCCGCCACCGGTCTCCGAGCGGCCCGGGTCGTCTGAGCGGCCCGGATCGTCCGAGCGGCCCGACTCGTCCGACTCGTCGGGCTCGTCGCCCGTCGCGAAGCGGGCGATGCTGACCGAGCCCACCACCCCCACGAGAGACAGGACGACGAGGATCGGCAGGGTGTCGGTGTGACGGTTGTACGCCGCCTCCACACCGAGCCCACCCACGAGGACGGCCACCAGGACGTCGATCGCGACCGCGCGGTTCGGCATCGAGGGACCCATCGCGGCGCGGACCACGCACAGCAGCGCGGCGATCCCGAGCATGCCGCCGGCCGCCCACGCGACTCCGGTCATCCAGGTCATGTCGGCGTACCCCCCTCGTGCTCGGCTCGTCGCACTCCGGGCGGGAGCGATGGCGGCGGCTGCTCGATGCGCGCGATGTCGGCCGCATTGCCCAGGGCGCGGACGACGCGCTCCTCCTCGTCCCACACGCGTTGCCGCGCCGCCTCGACGTCGCCGGTGTCCCGCGTCTCGATCACGTGGATCTGAAGGGTCCAGTCCTTGCGGGAGACCTCGATGAGGAGGCTTCCCGGCACGAGGGAGACGATCTCGGACGTCATCATGAGGGCGAGGTCGCTGCGGGTGCGCATCGGGACGACGATGACGGAGTTGACGGGCTGGTAGCCGAACCGGAGCACGATGCCCGCGACCTGGATGCTCGAGAGGACGAGGTCGCGGAAGAACGCGTACACGAGCACGACGATCCGCCACGGGTGCAACCGCCCGGTGAAGTCGATCGGGGGCAGCGGGAAGACACGGATGATCGCGACCGAGATCACCAGCCCAGCAAGGATGTTGCCGACGGAGAACTCGCCCCAGAGCAGGACCCACACGAGGGTCAACCAGAGCAGGACGGGCCACTCGAGCGCCCTGCGCGCCTGCGCGCGTCGCGACGTCTCGGGGCTCATGGCGAGACCTCTGCCGAAGCGGACTCACCTGGCATGGTGCCGTCCTCGAGGACGTTCTCGATGTAAGGGGTGCGGTCGCGCAGCTCCGACGCAGCCCGCTCCGTGATCCCGAAGAGCGGTCCGGCGACCAGCGTCAGCGCAGTCCCGAGGGCGACCAGCGTCAGCGTGGGAGCGACCATGGCGCGCGGAAGGGAGCGTACGGAGGTGACCGTGACCGTGTCGCCCCATGGTTCGCCCGACTTGGTGCCGGTGCTCGGGACCCACTCGCCGACCTCGTCCGGCTCCTCGTTGCGCGGACGCCAGAACGCCCGGTTCCAGGTCTTCGCGATGGCGTACAGGGTGAGGAGGCTGGTCACGATCGACGCCGCCACCACGAGGTAGGCCAGCCAGCCCGCGCGGTCGACGCCTGCCTGGACGAGCGCGACCTTGCCGAGGAAGCCGGAGAACGGCGGGATCCCGGAGAGGTTCATCGCGGGCAGGAAGAACATCAGGGCCAGCACGGGTGCCGCCTTCGCGAGCCCGCCGAGGTGCTCCAGGGATGTCGAACCTCCCCGGATCTCGATCAAGCCCGTCACCAGGAACAGCGTCGTCTGGATGGTGATGTGGTGGACGATGTAGAAGATCGCACCGGCGAGGCCGAGGTCGGAGGCGATGGCCACTCCGAACACCATGTATCCGATGTGGCTCACGAGCGTGAACGAGAGCATTCGTTTGATGTCGGACTGCGCGATCGCTCCCAGGATGCCTATCAGCATCGTGAGCAGCGCGGCCCACAGCAGCAGCTCGGACAGCGGACTGTCGGGGAAGAGCAGGGTCTGTACGCGCATGATCGCGTAGACGCCGACCTTGGTCAGCAAGCCGGCGAACACCGCCGTCACGGGCGCTGGAGCGGTCGGGTAGGAGTCGGGGAGCCACGCCGACAGCGGGAACACCGCCGCCTTGATCGAGAACGCCGTGAGCAGCATCAGCTGCAGCACGACGCGGACCCCTTCGGGCACCTCCTGCAGCTTGACGGCGAGGTCGGCCATGTTGACCGTGCCGGTGGCGGCGTACACCCCGGCGATGGCGATGAGGAAGACCATCGACGACAGCACGGACACGACGACGTAGGTGGTGCCTGCACGCACGCGAGGGCCGGTGCCGCCCAGCGTGATGAGCACGTAGCTCGCCGCGAGCAGGACCTCGAAGCCGACGTAGAGGTTGAAGAGGTCACCCGACAGGAACGCGTTGGAGACACCGGCGACCAGCACGAGATACGTCGGGTAGAACACCGACAACGGGGTGTCGCGGCCGAACTCGATGATGCCCTGGCCGACTGAGTAGACCAGGACCGTCAGCGTGACGATCGCGGAGACGAGCAGGAGCAGGGCGGAAAGCCGGTCCGCGACGAGCACGATGCCCATCCGGGCGGGCCAGCCTCCGACGTACACGACCTGGGGACCGTCGCGGTCGGCCGCCCACAGCAGCGTGGCCGCGATGCCGACGATCGCGGTGAGGACGACGAAGCTGATCACCCGCTGGGCACGGGCGTTGTGCCCGAGGGCGAGACACACGCCTGCCCCGAGGAGTGCCAGCACAACCGGGAGCGGGATCAGGAAGGACATCGCGGAGTCGGTGGTCATCGTTCTGCCTCCGCGGGATCGGCGCCTTCCTCGTCGGGGTCGCCGGCGCCTTCCTCGTACGACTGCGACGCCTCGTCGAGGTCGGCGAGCCGCATGATGAGGCGGTCCTCGACGTCGTCCTGCACCTCGTCGTGGCCCTCGAGCTGCCACGATCGGTACGCCAGTGCGAGCAGGAACGCTGCCACGCCGAGAGTGATCACGATCGCCGTCAGCACCATGGCCTGCGGGAGCGGGTCGCTCATCGGCGACGGGTCGCTCTCGTCGACGATCGGGGCACGACCCGGAGCACCGGACGCGACGATGAAGATGAGGTTGACGGCGTTGCCGACCAGCAGCGTGCCGACGACGATCCGGGTGAGGCTGCGCTCGAGGAGGAGCGTGACGCCACAGGCGAAGGTCACGCCGATGACGATGATCAGGACGAGGTTGACGGTCATCGCACCCCTCCGGTCATCGGGGTGGTCTCGTCGTCGGTGTACGACCCGGGAAGGTCGGGCAGCTCGTCCTCCGCGTCGGCGTCGATGCCGCCGCCCAGGCTTCGCAGGACATCGAGCATGAGGCCGAACACGACGAGATAGACGCCGATGTCGAAGAACAAGGACGTCACGAGGTGGATGTCACCGATCGCCCACAGGTGGAGGTCGACGGTCGCGCTCTGGAGCACCTGCCCGCCGAAGGCGAGCGGTGCGAGCGCGGCGCTGGTCGCCGTCGCGAGCCCGAGCCCGAGGACGCGGCCCGCATCGACGGGGGCGGCCTCGTCGAGCTCGTAGCGGCCGCCGGCGAGATACCGGACCATCAGCGCGAGCCCCGCCATGAGGCCACCGGCGAAGCCGCCGCCAGGCCTGTTGTGGCCGGCGAAGACCAGCCACACCGAGAACAGGATGATCGTGTGGAACACGAGTCGCGTGACGATCTCGAAGACGATCGAGCGGCGTTCGGCCGACAGCGTGCGGCCGGCCCGCAGCCAGCGGCCGGTGTCCTGGTGCGACGGCAACGGGTTGGTCGGGCTCTGCACGCCGCCGCGGCCGGTGATGAGGAAGATCAGCGAGGCGACACCGGTCGCGGCCACCACCAGGACCGACAGCTCACCCATCGTGTCCCACGCGCGGATGTCGACGAGGGTCACGTTGACGATGTTGTGGCCCCCGCCGTACTCGACGGCGTTCTCGGGGAACTCCACCGAGACCGGTTCGCCGACCCGCACGCCCGCCGCGGCGAGTGCGATGCCGGAGGCGAAGATGCCCGATGCGGCGCCGATGCCGACGCGGATCCAGCGGGCTCGGGTCAGCGGGCGGTCGGAGAAGTACGGGACCATCCGGCGCAGCACCAGCACGAAGATCACGAGGGTGACCGTCTCCACCAGCACCTGCGTCAGCGCGAGGTCGGGTGCACCGTGCAGCAGGAACAGCATGGCGGTGCAGTAGCCGGAGACCCCGGCCAGCAGCACGGCCTTGAGCCGCCGGCGCGAGCGGACGGTGAGGATGGCAGCAGCTGCCATCAGGACCGCGACGACCGCCTGCGCTGCGGAGTCGAACCACACGACGTCGTCGGTCCAGGTGCGGTTGAGCACCAGGGCCGTACCGGGCACGAGCAGCACCACCAGCAGGATCGAGCCGAGGTAGAACGGCAGCGAGCCACGCTGCGTGCGTCCGGTGACCTCGACCGCCAGACGGTCGGTGCTGCGCATGATCGCCTCGTACGACCGTTCGGCCGACGGCATCCAGGGCGCGGTGGGCAGGTACTGGTGGCGTCGCTGCCACGCGAAGAGCGCGACACCACCGAGCAGCGCGACGACCGACAGGCCGAGTGCGGGTGTCAGACCGTGCCAGAGCGTGAGCTCGGCGTGGTGCACGCCCGGCGGGAAGAGGTGGTCGTAACCGGCCCACAGGTCGGTCAGCGCACTCCCGCAGAAACCGAGCACGAGCGACGCGGACGCCAGCACTGCCGTGGGTGCCGCGAAGCCGACGGGGACCGCGATCAGGTCGGCCGGACGGTCGACGCCCGGCTTGTCGCCGAAGACGCCCCAGACGAACCGCAGCGTGTACGCCATGGTGAGCAGCGAGCCGACCACGAGACCCGCGAGCACCACGCTGCCGGCGACCGGGCCGATGCCGGTCCCGTCGCCGTCGGCGACCACGTCGACGAACGCCGCGTACACCGACTCCTTCGCGACGAAGCCCAGCATCGGCGGGATCCCGGCCATCGACGCCGCGGCGAGCACCGTGAACCCGAACAACCACGGCATCTCGGGACGCAGCCGGGACAGCTTCCGGAGGTCGCGGGTGTGGGCGGAGTGGTCGACGATGCCGACGACCATGAAGAGCGCCGCCTTGAACAACGCGTGCGCGACCACCATCGCCAGCCCGGCGAGCGCCGCGGCACGGGTGCCGAGCCCGACGACGGCGGTGAGGAACCCGAGCTGGCTCACCGTGCCGTACGCGAGGAGCAGCTTGACGTCGTGCTGCCCGAGCGCGCGCACGCCACCCACGATCATCGTGGTGACGCCGAGCACCAGCAGAGTGGGCCGCCACAGCGAGACCTCGGCGAACGTGGGAGCCATCACCGCGACGAGGAAGACCCCGGCCTTCACCATCGCCGCCGCGTGAAGGTAGGCGCTCACCGGCGTCGGTGCCGCCATCGCGCCGGGCAGCCAGAAGTGGAACGGCACCAGGGCGGACTTCGAGACCGCGCCGACCAGCACCAGGGCGATGGCGACCGTGGTCACGGAGCCCGACGGAGCGAGGTCCATGATCGCGTCGATCTGGTACGAGCCCGCCCTCTCGCCCAGCATGATGAAGCCGACGAGCATCGCCAGGCCACCGAAGGTCGTCACGAGCAGG
Above is a genomic segment from Mumia sp. Pv4-285 containing:
- a CDS encoding Na+/H+ antiporter subunit A — encoded protein: MLLALLIHLVAAAAAPALVSRLDRYAFPILALAPASVFVWLLTLGGEVAGPDATVRTETYEWVPTIGLEVGLRLDTLSWTLALLVTGVGALVLVYCTWYFRAYDPALWRFSGAFVAFAGSMLGLVLASDVLLLYVFWELTTVFSYILIGHNPERIANRRAAMTALLVTTFGGLAMLVGFIMLGERAGSYQIDAIMDLAPSGSVTTVAIALVLVGAVSKSALVPFHFWLPGAMAAPTPVSAYLHAAAMVKAGVFLVAVMAPTFAEVSLWRPTLLVLGVTTMIVGGVRALGQHDVKLLLAYGTVSQLGFLTAVVGLGTRAAALAGLAMVVAHALFKAALFMVVGIVDHSAHTRDLRKLSRLRPEMPWLFGFTVLAAASMAGIPPMLGFVAKESVYAAFVDVVADGDGTGIGPVAGSVVLAGLVVGSLLTMAYTLRFVWGVFGDKPGVDRPADLIAVPVGFAAPTAVLASASLVLGFCGSALTDLWAGYDHLFPPGVHHAELTLWHGLTPALGLSVVALLGGVALFAWQRRHQYLPTAPWMPSAERSYEAIMRSTDRLAVEVTGRTQRGSLPFYLGSILLVVLLVPGTALVLNRTWTDDVVWFDSAAQAVVAVLMAAAAILTVRSRRRLKAVLLAGVSGYCTAMLFLLHGAPDLALTQVLVETVTLVIFVLVLRRMVPYFSDRPLTRARWIRVGIGAASGIFASGIALAAAGVRVGEPVSVEFPENAVEYGGGHNIVNVTLVDIRAWDTMGELSVLVVAATGVASLIFLITGRGGVQSPTNPLPSHQDTGRWLRAGRTLSAERRSIVFEIVTRLVFHTIILFSVWLVFAGHNRPGGGFAGGLMAGLALMVRYLAGGRYELDEAAPVDAGRVLGLGLATATSAALAPLAFGGQVLQSATVDLHLWAIGDIHLVTSLFFDIGVYLVVFGLMLDVLRSLGGGIDADAEDELPDLPGSYTDDETTPMTGGVR
- a CDS encoding CU044_5270 family protein yields the protein MTTTDRTDSWRALEEAGQVVPATDDVLAAARAAVRRAATTETLRADVTRARRRRRRWIGLVAATVVATVAIGATTVDVGGERVGISPAAAAVLERAAKVTLAEADPVVQPGQYLRITLVQKSEVPFDGEDYDSRWTRQIWIPHDRDADWTFRERTVVPRASDQVEAILQQTDGTWQRPSWSNPASGQGSYLETYDPDWYATLPRDPDALLDRLRKEIGGDGSGLAYDFREIYSEALRSGLAPAAFRAALFEALAEQPGVHVTNGVQTLDGREGIGIGYRDSGEWMMLFDPATGRYIGEWAREGDVRGLAPGEPSFVTSVRIDVVDSAPSPD
- a CDS encoding RNA polymerase sigma factor; amino-acid sequence: MEISDADLVIRSLDEPRCFEELVGRHGTRIHAYLARRVPGAADDLLGEVWLAAFEGRRRYDPALGGVIGWLFGIARHVLLVHWRREQRHRDLPDRLVKGDVDDDWHAVDARLDAMSVAGDLRDALSRLPAEERDVLLLVVWDQLTPTEAAQTLGVAPGTARSRLHRARTRIRAAWSTPTPATVPPSPEEISDRPDERGAAS
- a CDS encoding Na(+)/H(+) antiporter subunit C, giving the protein MTVNLVLIIVIGVTFACGVTLLLERSLTRIVVGTLLVGNAVNLIFIVASGAPGRAPIVDESDPSPMSDPLPQAMVLTAIVITLGVAAFLLALAYRSWQLEGHDEVQDDVEDRLIMRLADLDEASQSYEEGAGDPDEEGADPAEAER
- a CDS encoding Na+/H+ antiporter subunit E, whose protein sequence is MSPETSRRAQARRALEWPVLLWLTLVWVLLWGEFSVGNILAGLVISVAIIRVFPLPPIDFTGRLHPWRIVVLVYAFFRDLVLSSIQVAGIVLRFGYQPVNSVIVVPMRTRSDLALMMTSEIVSLVPGSLLIEVSRKDWTLQIHVIETRDTGDVEAARQRVWDEEERVVRALGNAADIARIEQPPPSLPPGVRRAEHEGGTPT
- a CDS encoding monovalent cation/H+ antiporter complex subunit F is translated as MTWMTGVAWAAGGMLGIAALLCVVRAAMGPSMPNRAVAIDVLVAVLVGGLGVEAAYNRHTDTLPILVVLSLVGVVGSVSIARFATGDEPDESDESGRSDDPGRSDDPGRSETGGGGFAGGAEQPR
- a CDS encoding Na+/H+ antiporter subunit D; the protein is MTTDSAMSFLIPLPVVLALLGAGVCLALGHNARAQRVISFVVLTAIVGIAATLLWAADRDGPQVVYVGGWPARMGIVLVADRLSALLLLVSAIVTLTVLVYSVGQGIIEFGRDTPLSVFYPTYLVLVAGVSNAFLSGDLFNLYVGFEVLLAASYVLITLGGTGPRVRAGTTYVVVSVLSSMVFLIAIAGVYAATGTVNMADLAVKLQEVPEGVRVVLQLMLLTAFSIKAAVFPLSAWLPDSYPTAPAPVTAVFAGLLTKVGVYAIMRVQTLLFPDSPLSELLLWAALLTMLIGILGAIAQSDIKRMLSFTLVSHIGYMVFGVAIASDLGLAGAIFYIVHHITIQTTLFLVTGLIEIRGGSTSLEHLGGLAKAAPVLALMFFLPAMNLSGIPPFSGFLGKVALVQAGVDRAGWLAYLVVAASIVTSLLTLYAIAKTWNRAFWRPRNEEPDEVGEWVPSTGTKSGEPWGDTVTVTSVRSLPRAMVAPTLTLVALGTALTLVAGPLFGITERAASELRDRTPYIENVLEDGTMPGESASAEVSP
- the mnhG gene encoding monovalent cation/H(+) antiporter subunit G, whose amino-acid sequence is MNLDLIRDIASAFCLLVGAFLALIAAIGIIRFDNLFSRMHAATKPQVLGLLLILLGIALRMEHWSDLGLLVLVAAFQLLTAPVAAHMLGRAVYRTGDKEPDRRLVDEQLPD